A stretch of DNA from Scomber japonicus isolate fScoJap1 chromosome 19, fScoJap1.pri, whole genome shotgun sequence:
AACCTCAAGTCAGACACTGCTCTGCCCGCAGTGCAGAGTCAACTTACTGAGAGGACTCTCAACTGTTCAAATATACACTGACTGAATGATATGCTTTAATTTGTTGAAGAGGACGTCGGTATATGTGGTAAGTTAGATTTTTCTTCATATGCATATACTAAACATGAATTTATCTGAGAACACTTTGAAGAAACTGTCAAATGAAATGATGCAGAAACAACATTTCATTTAGTATGTTGACTTAAACTGCACCATAACATTTAATTGCTTTGTGcaattttatttcttcttcggtCTTGTCTTTGCAGTGTTATCTTTCTTATAAATTAGGTAAACCACTTTGGATTCACTGTGTTAAACCTAAAACTTGCCTAAAACCTCATTTTGTGCATCAGAAGTACTTTCAAATGCAGTcccaaatgtaaaacatgtattacCTGAAAAGAAAAGTTAATACTTTATAATGGTCTAACTGAGTAGATTGTTGATTCTAGCCTTTTCATTACAGAAACCAGTTTGATCTCCCCTGATGGCTCCTTCTACACGTTTGgtcctgctgctgcagctcctcagCTGGATATCAGCTAGTCTGGCATGTTTCTGTGACAGATACCCCTGGGGCTCCTGGTCTGCTTGCACCACGACCTGCAACCATGGTACACAGAACAGATACAGGTGAGACTCGCAGCACAGACAGTTgaacataccacacacacacacacacacacacacacacacacacacacaccaccttgACGGATATCGGACAcaatattttgaatgttgatgTTGAACTGAAATCGTGAGTTTTTATGTATCTGTttcgtttttgtttttactttgaaaaagcaaacaaaaaagatgGAAATCTACTTCACAAATACTTTTAGAGGggacttgctgctgctgtatgtaAAAGTGATTTTCATACTTTTTTGACAGGAATTTTCGATATGATGATTATTTCTGGAAGAGCAGCTGCTCTCAGCTGTGTAAGAGACAGGACAGCAGAGCCTGCAACCAGCAGGCCTGTCCAATCAACTGCCTGCTGACAGAGTTTGGGCCATGGTCTGACTGCTCACCATGCGCCAAGAAACAGGCAAGAAACACATGAATGACACTACAAAACTCCTGACACATAAACTCACATATTCCTTCTCTTGACTGTACTTCAATTCTACACTACAGACTGAGCAGTTTGTATATAGAaatagtttttgtcttttgagtGTGGTGTTGATGGACACTGTTATTCTATAATGCAGTGCATACGGGACAAAAAGAGTAAAGTAAATAGAAAATAAGActaggaacaaaaaaaaaagatcaggtttgtattatattttgaATCATCTGACTGCTCACTTATACTttgtaatataatgtataatatcaACAACACACAAGGCTTTTCCAGCTCTTTGTGTATGTATTTCTCTGGTCATTAAAATTCCCAGACACGATGCTGAGCATGGGTAAACAGTACTGATGctaacaaataaaatgacaaatatacAGGAAAAGAAAGACCAGTTTTTctgtatagtacagtatatacaacaattaaaaaataaaagggggAATATATTCTATGAcagtgtattttgttttatgactAACAGCTCTACATCATGTCAGGTGTGTCACATGAACAGTTTTACCAACAACTTTGATAAAgctcttattgtgaaaggaCAGAAAAGACTGGTGTTAAATTAGACCagaatttaatttctttttttttcttttttttcatgttttgggCTCTATAATAAGAAGATGCTCACTTTCAATATATTATCATCACTTAATCAATTATtggtaaaaatgtgtcagtatgaagcatttttaatataattcatcTAAATCTTAAccagtctctccctctctctcatgctGTTGCCATAGTTGCGGACTCGGTCTGTCCTCAGGCCGGGCCAGTTTGGTGGTTCACCCTGCAGTGTGGAGCTGACAGAGGAGAGGCCCTGTTATCCCTCCACAGAGTGCAAGTTAGCACAGATTGACTGCAAAGACAACTTTAAGTGTGATAATGgtatgttttggtttttggtgTGTTTGATGTGGATTTAGTGTTTAGATCATTATAGTTACTACACACACCAACATTTTATCATCTTAATAAAATCATCATCCTCTCTGCTGCAGGACGCTGCATCAACTCAACGCTAACATGCAACAGACAGAACGACTGTGTAGATAACTCTGATGAGAGGGACTGTGCCGAATTTAAAGTGGTGTGTCCGACAGATAAGAGAGTGGCCCCCGGGGCTGACCTGGTGGGAAACGGGTAAGCTGAGGGTCAAATGGTTACTGCTGAGTTTACAGCCTTAGTTTTAATGTGACCTACCCCACATTCCTCCCTGCtgtaaattcataaataaaattcCTTCCTGTCAAAGCGctcctctgttttgtttctccTCTTAAAACCACATAATGTGTCTGAATACTCCTCAAAATTGCACAACAAATTAATATAAATgagtatttcttttttcatgtcTTGGATTTGTAGATATCGGCCAATAATATACAATTACTGTCTTGTCACTGATTTGTGTCTGAAGGTTTGATGCTCTAGCAGAGGAGCCAAGGGGAGCAGTGCTGGATAACATGTTTATGGGAGGAAGTTGCATCATCAAGAGGCCTCAAAGCACGCTGCTTTACCACCGCATCCCTCACAACTTTGAGAGCTTTGAAATTAAGGTATTATGGTAGAATTATTGTTTGTTATATCTGATTGTACAGCCCTTCTGTAAATAGACATTTCAACGTCTTAAACAGTTCAATTAAGAAGTCAATATTGTATTTTCCCCTCACATAACGACGGCAACCACAAACATTTATATTGTGAACATCAATATAATGTTATAGTATCTTTTAGAACTTATAAATGCAGCCGAATACTTGGATAGTGTGAAAAGGAGTTTAattcttttttatcattttaaggCATGGAAATGACAACTCTTAAATTTGTCATGACAAATTTAAGAGTTAACTGATATTATTGACCTATATTGGCctgtcacagatatatcggtatcagtatatatgttgtctgatatgtgccgatattttttaaagtcatataggcagcattttatgttttatataatgattacattcccagtgaagttcagtgtgtcagtcattttatacagtagTTAAACTGTAAAGGATCCTGCCTTCATTACATATCTGTGTCAccagtgtttgataaccacattgcaaaaaatgtgctttttatatACGTATGCTGcatatataagattatcagttgatatattgatgatgggatttttttaaactccCTAATATCGAGTCTTGTTGTTATGGACCTTGTTTTTACaaatgtttggttttggttGTAAAGGTTGGAGTACCTGAGGACTTCAGCATTGAGCCGCAGCCACTGCAGGCCGAAGCCATCAATTTGAAGACATCAAGAAGTACTCCTGAAATAAGCCAAAGTCACCCTGACTCGTTCTTCTTTCTCATCTTTGTCTTCAGTCGTGGATCAAAGACGCATGTCAGCTCTAACAAGGAAGCTTTTGAAGCTTCAAAGAAAACAgtgagcgcacacacacacacacacacacactcttactccTGTCACTTTTGGGTTATTTATATAGACTGACATTCATTTCTCCACTActtccctaaacctaacccttaccctaaccgtAACCTTAAAATAAGGGTTTTACTAATTAGGGATACAACTTTTATCCCCAATTGCACAAGCTGTCCCCAATCAACTGGTGTTAGGTCTGGTTTGTGTCCCTGATAGTGGTTTAAGTCATATAACAGTGATCCACAAGATGGTGCTATTTTCAATCTTTCCCTCCGTAGGACTCCTCATTTATCCGAGTGCACCAGGTTCTTCCTGTGTCCACATTCAAGTTGAGGGACCCGGGTGACCTCGTCCTGTCAGAACCTTTCCTCCAATTCCTTCACGCTCTTCCCCTCGACTACAACTACCCCCTCTACAGGGACATCTTCCAGCGCTTCGGGACACACTACTACAGTTCGGGGAAGCTGGGAGGCCACTATGACCTGCTGTACCAGTATAACAGAGAGGAGCTCAAAAGTTCAGGTACAATGGCCAAACCTCATGGACAAAACAGTCTCTAGACAAACCAAGGACTGGAGAGGATTTTGTAGAATTGAAGTTTCCTTTGATATGTTCATGTTACAAGAGCATTGTTGGAAGGTCGGTTTCAGATCCTAAAATGGAAAGGCTGTTTCTTTTAAGTCTCACATTAAAATCTTATAATGGGTTTATAAGACTACAGATATTCCTCAAAAGTTTGTGATTGTAAACTTTGGATTGCAAGAAACCTCAAATCAGTGGAAAGTCATTGAATAAACAGAACCAGACAAGAACCTGTTTTATTAGAATATGACTCATTTACCTAGAAGAACCACATAATGCAGTCTAATGTTTATTGTCAGATCCTTTATTTCCACATCACGATGCTTTACATTGTTCCTCTCAAACAGGTGAAACAGAGGAGCACGTAAGAGGATGCCTGAGCCATGAGACCTTCTTTACCGTCATCCTCTATACCGAATACAGCAGTGTATCAAGATGCAATGACAACAGGATGACTCAGAAATATCAAGGTTTCTGCTCAAATCCGCCGAGACGCACAGATTTGGAAAAGAAAACTGATCATCgccattttctttccttcactcactcctaaaacatttgttttgtcCAGGCTCGTACGTTCAGTCAGCAGAGAAGTCTTTCTCTCAGGTGAAAGGAGGTCGAACCAGAGAGGCAGCAGCTCTGGCCTGGGAGAGGCAGGGCGCTACACCGGACAAAACGGCCTACAAGAACTGGGCCAAGTCTGTCCTCGACAACCCTGCTGTGGTCGATTACAAGGTTGAAGCTAGAActgtagtatagtataatagATAGATTCTTGATGTGGTGATGAAGAAGGATAACCACCACTAACACATCTTGTATAtttgaaaggttttattacaaaagagaTCAGTGTGAAACTTCCAATCTTGAGAGAACTCCTGGTGCCAAATTTCTCTACCTCAGTTCTAACCTCAGTATATATAGTTCCTATCTCAAATAACTCCACCTTCTGAACTATTGGACAGTCAGGAAACACAGCCCCTGACCCTTCATTCATGGCTATCTTTTAACAATAGGTCAGTCAGGATAACAGCCTCTGGCCCTCCATCCATGACCATCCATAACTTTTACCTTTAACCTAAGTAAACATCTGGTTTTGGAAGATATACCACAAGACAGAGACAGGATGTCACAAGACATCACATAACAAAGGACAAAGACTAAGATGTAGGATTAAATACTACATTGATTACAAGGTTGAAGCTAGAACTCTGAACATAACCCCATACACAATCATAGTTAAAAGTCGACAACAAAGCTCCTgttaaatttgtgtgtgtgtgtgtgtgtgtgtgtgtgtgtgtttgtccagcTGTTGCCCATCATTAATCTGGTCCGTGGGATCCCCTGTGCTGCCACAAAGAGGAGGCACCTGAGGAAGGCCCTGCTGCAGTATCTGGAGGAGTTTGACACCTGCAAGTGTGCTCCCTGCCCCAACAACGCCAGACCAGTTCTCTCCGGCACAGAATGCAAGTGCGTTTGCCAAACCGGCACATTTGGTACAAACTGTGAGAAACGAGCTCCGGATTACACTTCAGGTACACTGTGACTGCTGGAGAATGCTCTGTGTTCAGGTGGTTTAAGAATAAGAATACTGGTACAACAAAATGATAGATGCTAACCAGGTGTTTGGTGTGTGATTTCCACAGAGGAGGTGGATGGTTACTGGAGCTGCTGGGGGCAGTGGAGTCGCTGTGGATCCACCATGAAGAGACATCGGACGAGACGGTGCGATAACCCCGCCCCCATGAGAGGAGGCCAACCATGCCAGGGCTctaacagagaggaggaggcgtGTCACATCTCCATCTTCCAAAAGTAGGGGAAGCTATTTGCTTAAAATAACAACAAGTAATCCACGTGATGCACACCCAAAAAGTTATtttctaaaaaaacaactttaactCTACATCCTGATCAACATCAACATCTTGGTTTTCTTGGGCTGCTTTACATATGTACTTTCTGGCTTACTGTATGTTTACTGTTTCATGTCTCGGTGTACAGACAGGACACGTGTGACAACGATGATGACTTCACTGTGGGCTGGAGGGACGAGCTGCCTCCTGGTGTGCAGGGCTGTCTGAGACCACAGAAGCCTGCCAACAGCTTCCTCATAGTAAACACTATAACCCTCCAGTCTGTAGTCAGTGAAAAGTGAAATCTAGAACTGtatgagaaagagaaacagacgctgtggtttatttttttatccctTATGAATACTGTACCAATACCAACCATATTAtaccatcattatcatcattgcACAGGAAAGTATATATAGTAATGTTAAGAAGAATGGAAAATGAACAGTATGCAGTACAGcggggatgtcaaacatgcggcccgtgggccagaaccggccatccttccttccttccgtctgtccttccttacttagttacttacttccttacttatttacttacttacttactttcttccttatttctttcttatttattataacccttcttctgtccttacatctatccttcttcccttccttcctccctttctttccttcctgtcttcttttttcgtttgttcgttccttttatccatccttccttcttttcttccctccttccttccattttttcttACTCCCTTTCATTctcatgtccttctgtccttgccttcttctgtccttacatctatccttcttcccttccttccttccttccttccttccttccttccttccttccaactttcatccttcttttctttttttcttccctgagtttgacccccctgcagTACCCTTTGTATTCATGTCCTTTCTAACTTTTCCTCTTTATATGAATTTTCTCTTTTGTCAGAAATCAAAGCAGTATTATAACTTtggtgaggatgaggagttCCAGTGCTTCACTGGATTTAACCTGGAAGGTTTCCAGTTCATCAACTGTCTGCCTGATGGAACGTGGAGTCAACCGAAAGGAAGCTGCCTCAGTAAGTTTACTTTCTCACATGAATAGTCATCTAAGAAGCCACATCTTTACAATCACACAACTAACTGCTAACTGCAAGATAAACTTTTATCTATACTTATTCATTTAAGGTTCAAATGTGTTGTCTTGTACTTGTAGGAAAGATCTGCCTTCCTCCTGAAATCCCTGATGGGATGACTCTGTTCCCCAACAAAGAGGAGTACACAGTGGGTGATTCAGTTGGTATGAACTGTAATGAAGCGGGCCTGTCGCCGCTGCCAAGAGGCTTCTACAGATGTGGCAACAGTCTCACGTGGGAGCCTCCGCTACCAGCTGACCTACGCTGCACTGACGGTACGGTAGCTACAGTACTCTGGACGCTGGTTTTAGTGTCGTAATTCTGAGCTTTAACTTTTCACGCATACTTTTCAAGCTTAaaaaagtaaaggaaggaagactgagTAAAGCACATGTTTAGCTACAGTTTTAATACTGTAATCTAGTTTCTTTGTATTTCTTGTATAGAGGAACCATTTGTACCTGAGGTTCAGTGCGGTCCAGGACAGAAACTTGAGAACTCTCGGTGTGTCTGCATCACACGAGAGACCTGCCTGTGAGTTTTTAATGAGCTTTTGTGactatttattataaaaaaaatctttgtgaAATGaatgacctgtgtgtgtgtgtgtgtgtgtgtgtgtgtgtgtgtgtgtgtgtgtgtgtgtgtgtgtgtgtgtgtgtgtgtgtgtgtttatgtatgtgcaGTTCACAACCACAGAGTCTGTGTATCCTGAACGTAGACGTCGGGGTCACCGTGCCGATGTCCCTCTGCTCCTTCCATGCTGGTCGTTGCCACAACGATCCGCTCTTCTTCATCAGCGAGGGCTCCTGCGACGAGGTCGACGCAGACAAACTGGAGTGGGCTAAGTTCAGGGCCACAGTGGGCCCTAAGAGCTCTGTCCAGGAGCCCTGTGATCTTAACACCTGTTATGAATGGGAGACCTGCTCTGGTGAGTGTGTCTGatatcacattttcacattaaacatttaccTGACACAGTAGAGCTTTTATATTAACCCTCACAGACTCTAACAACATGTTTGGACATGTGCGaaggacaaaaatgtgtatcagctgcaaaaacaataaaaaaatgatgcattatatttaatttttgtatattcagggtcacattaggaaaagtcctcCTAGAAGAAATGAGTATAGGGTGTATATAGGTTAAATCTGtcccctgaacagtatgtaagggttaatgacTTACTGCAGActacacatttccatttctttgCAACTTGGCTCTTATTTTTGTAGATTTTGTCTTTATTCCAAAGAtagcatttttttaaacctgatttttccttttgtaaagatttttaaaaatcatcttttctttaaattatatataaaatttaGTTACCTTAATTTACgtttttaaataattcaaattcaaaatgaacAAAGTACAAAGAATAAACCATTTAAGCAACCTTTTACCTCATGAGACGAAAAACAGCATCTGCAGCTCTCTCATTTTATTACATGATATAATACTAAAAGATtgttattagtttatttatttatgtatttgtatttcactCTTTGGTTTCTTTTAAGGCTATTCTATGACGCAGAAACAAAGAATGACACCTGTCACATGGAAATCTAGTGCAGGTGTCCttttatataaaagaaaaatctgGTTTTTCCTTCCGAATGACAACAAATTCACTTCTTTATATGAACTTCCATTTGTTTTCAGAGTCTAAGAAGTGCGAGTGCAGAGCTGCTCGGGACTGTGCCAGAGGTGGAACACAGATGTTCTGTGTGAAGCTGACCAAGACCCAGAGGAACCGCAGCTTGGACCTTTGTTCTATGGCTGCCCTCAAATGTGTTGGCTATGAGTTTGAGATCCTCAATGAAGGCGTCTGTGAGGCAACATGAGGCTGTTAAAGCTTGTCTACACTCAACCTCTGGATTCAGTTAACTGTGGTATGTTTAAAATAGTTTCCCCACCACTgctgaaaaactgtgaaatgaaCCACATAACCGTACATACATGATTCAGATCTTGCACTATGTTATActttaaaacacaacattataTTCATGAAAGAAATCTACACCAGCAACCAGGTATACTGGGTTCAAACAACTAATGCAACTCAAACCAAAGGCACACCTAAATGAACAGTCAGAAGCATTGCCAAATCAGACTTAAACAGTATGGAAAACAATACAGCATAGTATCACGATATTTTGCATGGCAATATTGTATCGATACACGGACAAGTTTTTATTCCTTTGGGGACATAATTTGCAGGTAATGAATTGCAGTATATCACAGCATAtcgcaatatatttaaaatcgcAATAATATTGTATCGTGACACAAGTATCATGATGATATGGTATCGTGGAGCCTCTGAGGATTCCCACCCTTATTAAACAGATGGTTGATGAACATGAAGGCAGCATGACACCATGAAAAGCTTATTTCAAAAAGTAAAGGATAATTGGGTTttcataaaatgtcagtaaGTCATTTAGATGGAAAATACACTTGGAGAATGTATTGGTGAGCTGAagctaaaataatgaaaaatgtgtgattgtGCTATTGTCAGATTTTGAACACATTTGGCGCCATTCCGGATGGGCATATCGAATTTAGTGAAAATTCAATTACGCTGCCATGTTGTGCCTTTTCACAAAATAGGCTCTGAAAGTGATTGACATTGGATCCTCAAGACATTTTACTGTTAAGCTTCTTTAATTGACACTCTAAATCCAACCAGAGCTCTTCCTAATTTGTCTGTTAACCTGATCTGAGCCACTTTTAAAGGACAGAGAAGgcgtcagtcagtcagtcagtcagtcagtcagtcggtcagtcagtcagtcagtcagtcaagtcTAATCACAAACACAGAATGGAATATCCACACTTGCTAAATGTTCTTCAcgtgaaataataaaaatataaaatcattacactgtctgttttttctaTAGTGTTTGCTCACCATTTaccatttcattcatttcaataatGTGCATATCCAGATACACAAGAGACAGACTAAACTGAagtcagagaaataaatatatatgttttgagTGTATATATACACTCAAAACACTTGAGTGGAGGCCAAAGTAATcacttaaaatatgaatatattgcCATCCACATTCAAAATATATTGACCATAATTTGGTAAAGGGAGGGAAATCAACATGATTGTCATGTAATATGATGATTTTCTGTGCATCAACACTGGATCTTAAAGATAAGAGCATATTAAGCCCTGAAATTAACAGAAATGTAAGATTCTAGCTGCACTTTCCAAATGCTTTTAGATTAATGcataaacacagaaatgtcAATTCAATTTTACTACACATAATCAATGTAAGGtattttgaaattttgaaaTTGTTTTAAACTCATTGCTGGCGTTTTGCAAAAATGCCTGATAGAAAAATAAcccttttaaaaatatgtatattctAATAAATCTAAGAGAACCTAAAATGTATTgtgaaaagtgttttattaattttctattacaaaaacaatctataacaaatatatatatttcagatgTTATCAAAGGATTAAAACAGAGCCTTGTATTTATGTACAAGTGACATAGAAATACAGCTGAGgaacatatttacacattacaTTTGTTCCTATGTACAATTCAGTCATTAAAGAGAAAGAAGTTCCTGCTTTCTATACATTGTGAGAGTATTtagtgaaataaaacaataacaaccaTATTTATTGTGGACAAGCCTCAATACTGATCACATTGAATTGCTCCCCAGCACACCTTTTGGCCCCCGCCTGGCATTCAGTCATCGTCTCGTTGACATCACCTGAGCTGACGCACAGGGGGGCGGAGTCTTCAGGGCAGTCTGATGCTGTTTGGCATTCACATTTTCCTGCTGAATTtagaatggagaaaaaaaagattatttataCTAATACACTCTACTATTCTACTACTCACTATTATTAAATGATTATACAAGAATTCAGTGGTTTTAAGTTTCTCTTGTGGAAGTTTTGGCCATCATTTCTATTGTTTATTCAGAGATTTGGGAACATTAGCAATATTTCTCAAAACAAGTccaatggagagaaaaaaaaggagcagtCAGATTATCAGACAGActtatttggaagaaaaaaaaccccaaggTGAATGGTAAAATTATTCCTCACATTCATTTGAGGTTTACTGACCCAATTCGTAGTTCAACTTTGCCATACTGCTATAATTTCCCCGTGCAATCAGGGATTCTTAtgacatttccattttaataaTGACTCTATGTGTGGCTAAAATGTGATCTTGCTAAATTGTAGTCTGattgcttgtgtttttttgttttgggctCGTTGTATCAGCAGTTAACTTGGTGAGTACAGTatgtgaagaggaggaatgatcCTTTTAAAGGAGTTTAAACTCACCCTGACAGATTGTCCCTGGTTGGCAGTCCTCACAGGTAGTGGATTCATCCTTTGGCCAGTTACAGTCACTGTCACTGGCCAACTGGAAGCCTCTCCCCAAACACTGCAGAGCTCCGAGCTGACAAACACTCAGTAAACGAGGCCTGCTAGATCCGAGTCTGGCACACAACTTCAGAGAAGTcctaaaagaagaaaacatagaaaacatttgatttattcCAGTATTCATACAACTTTGGAGATTTGCttgtgaagaaaatgaagaaataattcACAAAAAAATCCTACTTACGAGCAATGAGCCGGCATTTTACACACGCACTCGTTTTCTCCTACATTCTCCCACAGTTTACACTTGAGGCCAGCTGGAGGAGATCGAACTGTGGGTgctgagaagaaaacacagaaagcaGGATTAGTGTGTGCATAGTCCAAAGTAACACAACCATTGTTTAGATTTAAATACACAATCTAATGTTAAAAGTTTTTGCCTTAAtattgaaaaaaacacaacactatTTCTTGAAGTATTTTCAATAGTTTTTGGGATGATGGAGCAGGATATTTATTTCATAGTCAACCTGTTGAGACTACCTGTGAATAAATGTACCTGCGTGACAACGAGTGCCTGACGAGGATGGAGACCACTGCAGACTGGGACTACATATGATCTCTGACACATCACCGTCCAGCGTTGACCCGGCGGGACAGGACAGGGTCACTCTGTCTCCAATCTCATAAACTGCCTTGGTGGGCGTAGCTATAACTAATCTGTTGAGGGGAGGAATCCCACATGTGGAACCTGGAATGGGAAGAAAGGTGTTGTGAGTAAGACAGTGACAATAAATGACTCATGAAACTTGGACTTTAGCCTGTTGACTTGGAATGACTTGATATTCTCCCAAAATgttcgagaaaaaaaaaaaagtttgagaaaTTGTACAATGAATTACCTCTTCAGTGAAATAATGTCTTGTTTAGaacttaaaataaaagtgtatgACATAGATTTGACCAAGGAATTGCCTCATGATTTCATAGCCAATGCAATACAATGTCTTTATCCCACCTCTACTGTAGATTTATGCTCATTTTAAGATATCATGTCACTGTGTAAGACCAAAAACATAACCTTCTATTCTTACTTTGACAAACCATCGCTCCGGTCACCCACTTCTGGTTTTCAGCACACCGAGCCACAGAGCCTCCACTGAGGTGATAACCATCTATGCAGGAATACTCCACCGTGTTTCCAACCAAGTAAAAATCTTTGGgattctgaaaaaaaacatgcacttAACCACATGGTCGACTTTTTGCCACACAGCAACTAAAAACAACAccagctctgttttttttttttttttttttttttttacagtccaACACTGATACAA
This window harbors:
- the c6 gene encoding complement component C6, encoding MAPSTRLVLLLQLLSWISASLACFCDRYPWGSWSACTTTCNHGTQNRYRNFRYDDYFWKSSCSQLCKRQDSRACNQQACPINCLLTEFGPWSDCSPCAKKQLRTRSVLRPGQFGGSPCSVELTEERPCYPSTECKLAQIDCKDNFKCDNGRCINSTLTCNRQNDCVDNSDERDCAEFKVVCPTDKRVAPGADLVGNGFDALAEEPRGAVLDNMFMGGSCIIKRPQSTLLYHRIPHNFESFEIKVGVPEDFSIEPQPLQAEAINLKTSRSTPEISQSHPDSFFFLIFVFSRGSKTHVSSNKEAFEASKKTDSSFIRVHQVLPVSTFKLRDPGDLVLSEPFLQFLHALPLDYNYPLYRDIFQRFGTHYYSSGKLGGHYDLLYQYNREELKSSGETEEHVRGCLSHETFFTVILYTEYSSVSRCNDNRMTQKYQGSYVQSAEKSFSQVKGGRTREAAALAWERQGATPDKTAYKNWAKSVLDNPAVVDYKLLPIINLVRGIPCAATKRRHLRKALLQYLEEFDTCKCAPCPNNARPVLSGTECKCVCQTGTFGTNCEKRAPDYTSEEVDGYWSCWGQWSRCGSTMKRHRTRRCDNPAPMRGGQPCQGSNREEEACHISIFQKQDTCDNDDDFTVGWRDELPPGVQGCLRPQKPANSFLIKSKQYYNFGEDEEFQCFTGFNLEGFQFINCLPDGTWSQPKGSCLRKICLPPEIPDGMTLFPNKEEYTVGDSVGMNCNEAGLSPLPRGFYRCGNSLTWEPPLPADLRCTDEEPFVPEVQCGPGQKLENSRCVCITRETCLSQPQSLCILNVDVGVTVPMSLCSFHAGRCHNDPLFFISEGSCDEVDADKLEWAKFRATVGPKSSVQEPCDLNTCYEWETCSESKKCECRAARDCARGGTQMFCVKLTKTQRNRSLDLCSMAALKCVGYEFEILNEGVCEAT